The DNA window AAATCATTCTGGGTTATGGCGCTCGGCTTCCCTGTCATGATCGCAGCTGTATTTGGCATTGTATTCATGTCAAATGTCTCAACTGAACAAGCCGCGAAAGACCTCGAGAAACAAAAATTTAGCCTGCAAATTACCGATACTTCCGGCCTCATCAAACCTGAGCTGGCTACTGCGTTCGGTGCAAAAATTGTCGACTCCAAAGGTGCTGCGATCGCAGCAGTCAAATCTGGCTCGCTTGACGCCTACTTTTACTACCCAGCTGACCTGTCAAAAAGTGAGATCGAGGTATATGCCAGAGATGTGGGTATTTTTGACAACGGCCGGTATTCGGGTGTCGCCAAGGCCCTACTCACGGCATCTGTCGAAAACTCAGTTGACGCCAACACGCGCGCCATTGTCAAAGATGCGACAAAGGGCAAAGTCACGACCTACCGCGACGGGGCAGAGTTCGACCCCGCCAAGCAGATGGTCCTCCCGGGCATATTTCTCGTACTGTTTTATCTGCTGATTGCATTCTTTGGCAACCAAATGCTAACCAGTACAACTGAGGAGAAAGAAAATCGCGTCATCGAAATGCTACTCACAACGGTGCAGGCACGCACACTGATCATTGGCAAGATCTATTCGCTGATCATTCTCGCAGTAGTACAAGGACTCATAATCCTTGTACCCGCCCTCACTGGTTATTTTGTATTCCGCGATAAGCTCCAGCTCCCCGACCTTGACCTTTCGTCGCTACCGGTTGACCCAGGCAGAATCGCCATCGGCGCCGTGATATTTATCGCGAGTTTCTTGCTCTTTACGGGGCTGATGGTGGCCATCGGTGCCGCCGTCCCTACCGCCAAAGAAGCTGGCGGCTTCATTGGCCTTATCATGATGCTGATTTTTGGACCGCTCTACGCTGTTTCTCTCTTCATTTCTGCTCCCGACAGCCCATTCGTACGTTTTCTCACACTCTTCCCATTCACCGCACCAATACCAATGCTGCTACGCAATGCGGTCGGCAACCTGGAGCCATGGGAGATTACAGTAGGAATTATGCTACTTGTTATCAGCGCGGCACTTACCATGTCAATCGCGGTACGGATATTTCGCTACGGCGCACTCGAGTATAGTCGCAAACTCAGCCTCCGTGAGATATTTAGTCGATCATAGATGTGCACACCGTCTCGTTAGCTGCATTAAAATCCCCCACGCGCGCGTGGCACATGGGGGTAGTGGGGCTAATCTGCCCACTTGATGGACTTGTCCTTAGCCGCTTCTCGCAGCCGATCTGAGATTTCTCGGGCGCGCCGCTCCGTAGCAGCCCTGTCCTCCACCCGCTGCTGCTCATCAAATTCCTTGGGTGACACACCACGAGAAAGGGCATCGTTCTTTGCCCTCATT is part of the Candidatus Saccharibacteria bacterium genome and encodes:
- a CDS encoding ABC transporter permease, translated to MHNLLTVMRFEITRTLKKKSFWVMALGFPVMIAAVFGIVFMSNVSTEQAAKDLEKQKFSLQITDTSGLIKPELATAFGAKIVDSKGAAIAAVKSGSLDAYFYYPADLSKSEIEVYARDVGIFDNGRYSGVAKALLTASVENSVDANTRAIVKDATKGKVTTYRDGAEFDPAKQMVLPGIFLVLFYLLIAFFGNQMLTSTTEEKENRVIEMLLTTVQARTLIIGKIYSLIILAVVQGLIILVPALTGYFVFRDKLQLPDLDLSSLPVDPGRIAIGAVIFIASFLLFTGLMVAIGAAVPTAKEAGGFIGLIMMLIFGPLYAVSLFISAPDSPFVRFLTLFPFTAPIPMLLRNAVGNLEPWEITVGIMLLVISAALTMSIAVRIFRYGALEYSRKLSLREIFSRS